The following DNA comes from Candidatus Dojkabacteria bacterium.
TCCAATGATGGAAGATACATAATATTTAGTTCGGATGCCGATAATCTTGTGCCCGGGTTTATTAACACTTGGGGTGAACGCAATCTTTACATAAGAGATGTTGTTTCGAGTGAAACATATCTTGTTAGTAGGGCGTCGGTTGGTAATACAATCAACGGATGGACGGATAGTGCAAGTATCTCTGCAAATGGTAATTATATTGCATTTGTTTCAAATGCAACAAATCTAACGAATGATTTTCCGGAATCTGACCCTTATACGTATAGTTTTGATCCGCCGGTCAGGTTATATTTTGTAGACATGGGATTTGTTCCGCTTCAGTTTTGTGGGAACAATGTTATAGAGGGAACCGAAGTTTGTGATGGTACAAACCTGGCAGGTAGAACTTGCTCTTATTACGATACCGATACCGATTTTTATTTTGGAACGCTAGCGTGTGCTGCTGACTGTAGTGGTTTCGACACAACGGCATGTTTAATAATTGATCCTGTTACCAATTGTGGTAATGGTATTATTGATAGGGGTGAGACATGTGATGGAACTAACTTTGGTGGGCTAACCTGTGGATCGTTTGGTTTGCCGTCCGGACACTTGCGGTGTAGTTCAGCTTGTCAAATTAATACATTTTTCTGTACAGATCCTGTGGCGTTAGATCCCTTTCGGAGAGGATATATAGGTATGTGTGGAAATGGACAAATAGATTCGGGTGAAGTATGTGACGGTACAAATCTTTCGGGAATGACCTGTCAACTGCTTTCCCTGGGGGAGGGTACTTTAAGATGCGCTTCCAATTGTATAAGCTATGATACAAGTGCGTGTTCGGGGTATGGCGGGGCCGAGGTACCCGTCACGGAGCCGTCAATCTGGGAAGAATACGAAAATGAAAATCCATTCCTATTTGACGAGAACAATGCGAAGGCAGCCTTCGATGAAGAGGGAGAGAAGTTATCCAGCGATTCTTACAAAACTACTCGGGAAATTATAAGCAAAGAACTTGGCTCTGTTTTGGCTGCAGAGGGTACGTCAGGAATCATGGCTGGGTTATCTATTTTGACTTCAGCAACTACTGCGGCATATATGACTGGATTTACATTTACGGACACGCCTGCATTGATGCAGCATATTTCCTCGTCGATTTTAAATCTGTTTGTTGTTGGTAAAAAGCGAAAGAGGCTTGGAGTCGTATACAATTCATTAAAAAAGAGTCCGATTAGTTTGGCGATTGTTAGGTTATTCTTAGGTGAAAAACTTGTTGAAACAGCCGTAACTGACAATAACGGTGTCTTTATGTTTGAAATACCACAGGGTAATTATAGATTACAGGTTTCCAAGGCAGGATTTGTATTCCCCTCAAAGATTATTCTTGGTTCAACAGATGGACCTTTGCTAGATGTGTATAGGGGTACCGAGCTTAAGACAAGTTCAGACAAAACAATCCTTAATGTTAACATTCCTTTAGATCCGGTTATGCCTTCGAAATTTGGTGCCAAGTTAAGAACGATAACCTCGATAGTTTCATCTTTTATAACTAAAATAAGCTTGCCACTTTTAATTTTTGCGACAACGATAAGTATGGCTGCCTACTTTATGGTTTCAAACAGACTGAATTTAATAATGATGCTTATAAACTTAGCTGTGCTGTCGATAAGTTTATTTTTAACTACCGGAGTCGGCAACAGATGGGGATTTGTTAAGGATGTAAATGGTAGTCCCGTGGATGGTGTTAGACTTGTTTTGTATGAGGCAGAGTTCGGAAAGGCAGTATCAGAACGTTTTACCGATTCGCAGGGTAGATATTCTTTTTTGGTCCCGGCGCAAAGGTATATTCTTAAAGTAGAAGATACTCGTTACGAGCCTGTTGAATTTAGTCGGACGGGTATTGAAATTAAACCAACCGAAAAGGGAAGCTTTATCATAAACAAAAGCTTAAAGGTGAGAAAAATTTAAACCTGGAACCATCTAGACTACCTGGACTTTACTGTATATACTACAGCCATGGCAAGACTTAAAAATTTTTTTAATCTTTTGTTTTCAAAGCAAAAGACGGTATCGGCAACAGTCTTTGTTGTAACCGGAATTCTTATTGTTACCAAGTTGCTTGGGTTTTTAAAGGTTCGTATTATTGCTCATAACTTTGGTACTTCGGTAGAGTATGACACTTTTTTAGCCGCAAACAGAATTCCTGACGCACTTTTTCAATCGCTTGTGGCTGGAACTTTAACTTCTGCAATGTTGCCACTCTTAAGCAAACGCAAGCACAAATCAGACTCCAGATTTTTTGAATCATTAAACGGATTACTGTTTCTATTTAGTGTCTTATTTGGGATTGTAAGTCTTTTAACGGTTATTCTTGCACCATGGATTGCCCAACTTTATATTAATGCAACAAGCGTAAAAGAAGCCTATGATCTTGCGCTTTTAACCAACATGATTCGTTACCTTTCATTCATTCCCTTAATACTTAGTATTAGCAATATTCTTACTGCAGCACTTCAAGTATATGATATGTTCTTTATTTCATCGTTATCTTTACCGATTCATACACTTGCCCTTATGTTTGGTGCGGCGACTTTGTCAAAGTTCTTCGATCCGCCAATTTGGGGGCTTGTTTGGGGAAGTTTGTTAGGAAGTGTATTGCATTTGCTAATCCAGCTTCCCGGGATTATAAAATTAGGTTACAAACTTCGGGTTAATTCTAAGCGCTTGCTTGATGACATAAAATATATGTTTGTACAGTCGTTGCCGCGTGTCATGGGGCTGGCCCTTGAAAATGTTGTAATCACTCACGCTACCGCACTCTGTCTGGAAATAAGTACCGGTGCATTAAGTGCATATCAATATGCGTTCCAACTTTTTCTTTTACCGTCGACAATTATAGGACATTCGCTCGCACAGGCGATGTTTCAGCCGTTTGCTCGACTTGTACACGAGAAGAATTTTAGCGAGCTTAGAACCAAATTTTTAATGGGACTTGATGCAATATTCTTTACGACAATTCCGATTGCAGTTATTATAATAATTCTTAGAGTTGGTATTATTCGTATATTTCTAAGTACAGGTGAATTTGACTGGTGGTCGGTCATTGTAACATCTTGGATATTTGCACTTTTGGCAATAGCAATTGTTTTTCAGTCGACATTAATGTTAATTTTAAGAATCTTTTATGCTTTAGAGGACACATTCACACCATTTCTTGTGACAATAGGAACCACAATTATTAACATTGTTTTAAATATTTTGTTTACAAACTTTTTTAGTCACTTTTACGGTTGGAGAAGTCTATGGGCAATTATTGATATAAGCAGTATTTCCGGGATCTTTGAAACGTTGAGTAATCTTTGGACCTGGTTTTTTACTCGAGACATTGCACTTTCATCTCTTGGTGGATTGGGTTTGGCGTTAACGGTTTCTCTTGGGTTTGAGTGTTCCGTACTTTACTTTATTTCGAAGAAGCGACTCAAATTTACCACCGGAGGAATTTTGCCCGGACTTACAAAGAAAATTGTTGCTGCCGGATTTATGGCGGGTGCAGTATTCTTTATTCTCGATTACCTACAAAATAGATCAGGTGCATTGGAAGTTACAAGAACGCTTGATACGATTGTAATCATGGCAATAGCCGCTGTATTTGGTGGATTTGTATATCTTGTTATACTTTGGATCGAGAATGACATTGTTCTCGACAAAATGATGGAAAAAATGAACGAGTACAGGAAAAAGTTTATAAAAGTTTTTTCTTTTAGGGAATGAGATTTAGCAACATCTCAAATTATCTCCAAAAAATAGAAGTTACCGCTTCACGACTAGAAATGACTTCGTTAATTACCTCTCTTTTGAGTGAATTAGAGCATAATGATATTGCAATAATAAGTTATCTTTTAACAGGGCGTATTGCTCCGAAGTTTGTAACATCGGAGTTCGAAATGTCGACCAAGAGTGTAATAAAGGCAATAGCAAAGCTTTATCCGCAAGATAATGTGAATGCTTTGTACAAAAAACTTGGCGACGTTGGTAACGTTATTGTTGAAGTCGATAAAGGTAATACCGATACGAAAATCGATATAGCAACCGTTTACAACCTTCTTTGGGAGATTGTAAAGACGGAAGGAAAAGGGTCGGTAGAAGTAAAGCAACACCTTTTGATTCGGCTTTTAGAACGGCTCGACAGATTATCCAAAAAATTTGTTGCCAGACTTGTATCAGGTAGACTCAGGCTTGGATGTAATGACAGAACGGTGCTTGCCGCACTTAACGGTATTTTGGGAGATGACTTTTCGGAGGATTTAGATTATTCGTATGGTGTGTGTTCCGATATTGGTTATGTTTCTGCAATCGCATTGACCAAGGGAATTAGAGGGATTAGAAAAATAGAGGTTTCTCCGGGAACTCCAATAGCTTCACAGCTGGTTGAGCGTGCAAAAACAGGCAAAGACATAATGGATAGATATGATAAGATTATTCTACAGCCCAAATATGACGGAATGAGATGTCAGGTACATATACTGGATAGGAATACTAAACAATTGAACGGAAAGGGTCTTAAGGAGGAGAAATTTTATCGACCGTGGGTTAATTATATTAACAAGCGAAACTTTGTGGGCTTGTTTTCCGAACCGGCCGGAAATAGTAATCTAATAAAGTTTTTTTCACGCAGGCTTGATGATATTACAACGCTTTTCCCGGAATTGGTCGAGGAGATTCAAAAGTTTAATTTTAAAAGTGCAGTTTTTGATTGTGAAGTAATAGGTGTTGATAAATCGGGGAAATTCTCTAGCTTTCAGGAAACAGTAAAACGTAAGCGTAAATATGATATTGCAAAGACTAAAGAGCAGGTCCCGGTTAATATGTATGCTTTTGACGTTATTTTTCTTAACGGAAAGTCACTTTTGAAAGTTGGCAACTATGAGCGGCTAAAATTGCTAGACCAAATATTAAAAGACAGAAATTCTAAAATCATTACATCTCCATACAGTATTGTTTCTAGTACCAAGCATCTCGAGAAATTGTTTTCTCAATATATTTCTAAAGGTTTGGAGGGAGTTATTGCAAAAAATCCTGAAAGTTTTTATCAGCCTGGTCTGCGCAATTTTGAATGGATAAAGCTTAAAAAATCAACGAGCAAGGATTTTAAAGATACACTCGACGTGGTTGTGCTTGGGTATTATGCTGGTCGTGGGAAACGTGCTAAGCAGGGGATTGGGGCAATTCTTACAGGAATTTACGATTCCAACACGTCAAGATTTCTTACCATTGCAAAGATCGGTACGGGAATCACCGATGCAGAACTTATGAAAATAAAAAACCAGCTCGACAAGATTGCAATTCCCGTTAGCTTAACTACCCCAAACTCAACTTTTGATAATAGACAACTAGTTATCCCAAAGGTACTGATACCCGATGTTTTGGTTGAACCCACCATTGTATGTGTTGTTGAGGCTGATGAAATTTCCAAAAGTGATGTGCATAGTAGTGGATACAGCCTAAGATTCCCTAGACTTATTGAGTTTAACAGACTTGATAAAAGTCCAGAACAGGTAACGACTTTGGATGAGATAAAATTGGGGGTTTGATTAAATTTAATAGTATGTTAAGCTATATAGCATAGAGAAATTTTTGAGATATTCCATGGACTCAAACGGTAAGCCAAAACGACAAAGTGGAAGTCAACTGCCACTCACAATCCTCGTAATTGTTCTGTTGTTTATGCTGGGATCAATTGGTTATCTTTGGTACAAACAATCAAAGGAGATAGCATCAGTTAGGGAGTTAATCGATAAGTCTGCAAGTGGGCAGGTCTCAAAGGAAGTATTACGCGAAATTCAAAACGATATTCTGGCCGAAGTTTTTAATGAAGTAAGTACAAACGAGTATTATGTTGGTCCGGAAGGTCCCCCCGGTATTTCGGAAGACGGTTTGTGGGAAATAACCGACGATTATATCTATGTTGAGAGAATAGGAAGTGATACCTTTAGAATTACTGAAAGTGGTAATTTATACGTAAATGATCTCGCTATTCGTGGAGTAAGCCTTGTCAATTCAATTATTGGTCCAAGAAGATATACAGAGGATAACTATTTAACTGATTATCAAACAATTACGGCTTCGTTAAACCAGCTTGATATGGTTGTGTATGACCTTGAGACTGGTGTAATCGGTTTGTGGAGTAACGGTCCTGCAGGATTGTCAACAATACGTGCTGTTAATATAGGCGGAACACTTACAGTAGAAGGACTTAGAATGCCTACTGGTGCTGTTCCGGGATATGTTTTGTCAACAGACGGGTCTGGTAATGCGACATGGATTAGTGTGGCTTTGGTCGGTGAGGTTGACCCGGTTTATACTGGATCAGTGGCTTCAGGAATAACCGGAGCAAATATTACCAACTGGAACACAGCATACGGTTGGGGTGACCATTCAACAATGGGATATCTTACGGCTATGTCGGCCGAGAGTGATCCATTGTTTACAGCACATGTATCAAGTGGAATTACGGGTACTGACATTACCAACTGGAATACAGCATACGGCTGGGGTGACCATTCATCGGCCGGATATTTAACCTCATATGCCGAGAGTGACCCATTGTTCACGGCACATGTATCGAGCGGAATTACA
Coding sequences within:
- a CDS encoding polysaccharide biosynthesis C-terminal domain-containing protein; translated protein: MARLKNFFNLLFSKQKTVSATVFVVTGILIVTKLLGFLKVRIIAHNFGTSVEYDTFLAANRIPDALFQSLVAGTLTSAMLPLLSKRKHKSDSRFFESLNGLLFLFSVLFGIVSLLTVILAPWIAQLYINATSVKEAYDLALLTNMIRYLSFIPLILSISNILTAALQVYDMFFISSLSLPIHTLALMFGAATLSKFFDPPIWGLVWGSLLGSVLHLLIQLPGIIKLGYKLRVNSKRLLDDIKYMFVQSLPRVMGLALENVVITHATALCLEISTGALSAYQYAFQLFLLPSTIIGHSLAQAMFQPFARLVHEKNFSELRTKFLMGLDAIFFTTIPIAVIIIILRVGIIRIFLSTGEFDWWSVIVTSWIFALLAIAIVFQSTLMLILRIFYALEDTFTPFLVTIGTTIINIVLNILFTNFFSHFYGWRSLWAIIDISSISGIFETLSNLWTWFFTRDIALSSLGGLGLALTVSLGFECSVLYFISKKRLKFTTGGILPGLTKKIVAAGFMAGAVFFILDYLQNRSGALEVTRTLDTIVIMAIAAVFGGFVYLVILWIENDIVLDKMMEKMNEYRKKFIKVFSFRE
- a CDS encoding ATP-dependent DNA ligase, translating into MRFSNISNYLQKIEVTASRLEMTSLITSLLSELEHNDIAIISYLLTGRIAPKFVTSEFEMSTKSVIKAIAKLYPQDNVNALYKKLGDVGNVIVEVDKGNTDTKIDIATVYNLLWEIVKTEGKGSVEVKQHLLIRLLERLDRLSKKFVARLVSGRLRLGCNDRTVLAALNGILGDDFSEDLDYSYGVCSDIGYVSAIALTKGIRGIRKIEVSPGTPIASQLVERAKTGKDIMDRYDKIILQPKYDGMRCQVHILDRNTKQLNGKGLKEEKFYRPWVNYINKRNFVGLFSEPAGNSNLIKFFSRRLDDITTLFPELVEEIQKFNFKSAVFDCEVIGVDKSGKFSSFQETVKRKRKYDIAKTKEQVPVNMYAFDVIFLNGKSLLKVGNYERLKLLDQILKDRNSKIITSPYSIVSSTKHLEKLFSQYISKGLEGVIAKNPESFYQPGLRNFEWIKLKKSTSKDFKDTLDVVVLGYYAGRGKRAKQGIGAILTGIYDSNTSRFLTIAKIGTGITDAELMKIKNQLDKIAIPVSLTTPNSTFDNRQLVIPKVLIPDVLVEPTIVCVVEADEISKSDVHSSGYSLRFPRLIEFNRLDKSPEQVTTLDEIKLGV